AAGCCTCCTGTTTTTGGAACACGTCAGTATTTCCTGCCTGGCAACTGCATGATAGGGCTTGCACACACTGCTCTTGTGAATATGGTTTTCCAGAAATCCTTCGGAACTCACGTCCGGCTTGAAGATATCAGGATACTATGAAAACGATTGAGGAAATTAACGAGACAGGGTACTATGAAAACGATTGAGGAAATTAACGAGAGAATTGCCTGCAATGATGCGATAGTCCTGACTGCAGCAGAATTTAAGTCCATGGTTCGCAACGGTCAGAAAGTGACTGTCGATGATGTGGATGTGGTCACAACCGGAACATTTGGCGTAATGTCCGGCACGATGGCTGTTATGATGGTACCCGTAGCCGGGAAGTGCAGTTTTGAAAGGGCGGACGCTGTATGGTTAAACGGCGTACCTGCCCAGCCCGGTCCCTGCCCTAACGAACGACTTGGGGTTGTAGATCTTGTGATTAACGGGACAGCCCATGCCGATGATCGTTATGGCGGAGGGCATCTTTTCCGGGATCTTGTAAAAGGAAAAACTATTGATGTGCTGGTGGAGGCACATGGGAGGAGTTACGAAAATCAGGTTACGCTTGATGAGATTGAACTCGCCCGAATAATCACTACAAGACTTGCGTTCAAAAATTATCACGCACTGATAAACCCCACCTCTTCCACGATAAGCTCTATCTTCTCTGTGACAGGACTTACAGGTCCTTTTACGGAAGCGACAGTATCAGGGTGCGGGGAGATAAACCCTCTGCATAATGACCCCTCCCACAGATCGATAGGTGTGGGCACAAGAGTGCTTTTAAACGGTGCACCGGGTTATATCATGGGAAAAGGTACCAGGGCTAGTCCTGATAAGCCAAACGTCTCAGCCTATGCAGATATGAAAGGTATGGACCCTACCATGATGGGCGGGATGAAAACCGCACACGGTCCTGAATGTCTGACCTCGCTTGCAGTCCCTATCCCTGTTCTTGACGAAGAGATCCTTGAGGGGTTAAAAATTCTGGACCGGGATATCCCATTACCGGTATCGGATGTAAACGGGCGTACTGCACATGCAAAAGTAAACTATGGGCATATATGGGAAGGCACTGACAAAGTTATCCGCGTTGAGGAAAGTAAATGTCTGCACCATCCGAACTGTGCTGCAATGCGCACATGTCCAACAGAAGCAATCTCAAATGATTGCGTTATCAACAGAGACCTGTGTATTAACTGTGGAACCTGTACACTCCAGTGCCGTGAAGGAGTATTCCGTGCAAGGCTTGGGTCCATAGAACTGGCTGAAGGAAATGTCCCCATATCCCTGAGGCAGTCAGACAGGGCAAGGGCAGAAAGGCTTTGTACAATGCTTAAGAACCGTATACTAAAGCAGGAGTTCGTACTCACAAAGATGCTGGAACCTCTCTGACCGATTCCGAATTTATGAAATACTCCTGGAATCGCAATACTGCTATCACGTCAACTCTATAATGTTACAGATAACAGGTTGCACTAATAAGTCCAAATTATTGGATAAGTTTATTAGAATTTTCGGAATTGACGTGATATCTATCACTCAGTTAGAAAGATGATTTTATTTTTTTGAAGTGCTGGATTTCTGGGTCATTCATTGATACATAGCTGGTGTTCTTATAGTGAAAGAAAAAATTGAGTTTGACAGTCATACTCATGAAGAAAACAAAGGGATCTCAAAAAATTGTGCAGGGAATTGCGGCAATGCTGGATTCGAGAGATATTCCATATTCCCAGATACGGCGGGAATGGGGAAGGATATTCATAGAGACCACGGCTGCCCGACTTCGATGACCTTCCCATCTGTTACAATTACTCTTGTTTTTCCAAGCAATTCTATTATATGAGGCATTATTAAACCTATTAACTGATTTTAAACTGATCAATATATTAAAAGGGGTAAGATTTTGAAACTCTTTCTTGTGTATTATGTAAATAACTCAGGACTTGGCAAACGACATTCACTAGATTTTAAATTTTTGCGCAGTATTCACTCAAACT
The Methanosarcina thermophila TM-1 genome window above contains:
- a CDS encoding methanogenesis marker 16 metalloprotein, giving the protein MKTIEEINERIACNDAIVLTAAEFKSMVRNGQKVTVDDVDVVTTGTFGVMSGTMAVMMVPVAGKCSFERADAVWLNGVPAQPGPCPNERLGVVDLVINGTAHADDRYGGGHLFRDLVKGKTIDVLVEAHGRSYENQVTLDEIELARIITTRLAFKNYHALINPTSSTISSIFSVTGLTGPFTEATVSGCGEINPLHNDPSHRSIGVGTRVLLNGAPGYIMGKGTRASPDKPNVSAYADMKGMDPTMMGGMKTAHGPECLTSLAVPIPVLDEEILEGLKILDRDIPLPVSDVNGRTAHAKVNYGHIWEGTDKVIRVEESKCLHHPNCAAMRTCPTEAISNDCVINRDLCINCGTCTLQCREGVFRARLGSIELAEGNVPISLRQSDRARAERLCTMLKNRILKQEFVLTKMLEPL